One Laribacter hongkongensis DSM 14985 DNA window includes the following coding sequences:
- a CDS encoding lysozyme, whose translation MNRAIQIIKVCEGLELTAYRCPAGILTIGYGHTGPDVTEGQTITERQADGLLQNDIQRIAVPLADAIERERARQRLPLLTAQSRDALVSLAFNCPAALNWRPTKTDPDGSTLARLLVSEREIYRAPVSGHIRREWLRWCYAGGKALPGLKIRRETELDLFFCTR comes from the coding sequence ATGAACCGCGCAATCCAGATAATCAAAGTATGTGAAGGGCTTGAGCTGACCGCTTACCGCTGCCCGGCAGGCATCCTGACCATCGGCTACGGCCACACCGGGCCGGACGTGACCGAAGGCCAGACCATCACCGAGCGGCAAGCTGACGGGCTGCTGCAAAACGACATCCAGCGCATCGCCGTCCCGCTGGCCGACGCCATCGAGCGCGAACGCGCCCGCCAGCGGCTGCCGCTGCTGACCGCGCAATCGCGCGACGCACTTGTTTCGCTCGCTTTCAACTGCCCGGCGGCGCTCAACTGGCGACCGACGAAAACCGACCCGGACGGATCCACGCTGGCCCGCCTGCTGGTCAGCGAGCGCGAAATCTATCGCGCCCCGGTATCCGGGCATATCCGGCGCGAATGGCTGCGCTGGTGCTACGCCGGCGGCAAAGCCCTGCCGGGGCTGAAAATCCGCCGCGAAACCGAACTGGACCTGTTTTTCTGCACGCGCTGA
- a CDS encoding branched-chain amino acid ABC transporter substrate-binding protein, giving the protein MTQTPRLALTAVALATVMALSACGKQEQSAGNSAAPAATDGTTTVKIGFSAPLTGPQAHYGEEYKNGVTLAIEDVNAEKPKLGGQPVKFELVAEDDQADPKTATQIAQKFVDAKVNGIIGHFNSGTAIPASKIYADAGIPGIAMATAPAYTQQGFATAFRSMTSDTQQGGVMGQWVVEKLGKNVVIIDDRTAYGQGLADEFEKSVKAAGGNVLKREFTNDKATDFTAILTTIKGTNPDVVFYGGADAQSAPMAKQMKRLGLKAPLVSGEMTKTPTFLQLAGSDAEGTVASLAGLPLDQMPKGKDYETRYKARFNQDVATYSPYGYDATRVLVAAMQKADSADPAKYLPELAKIQHSGVTSSNWAYDSKGDLKDGGITVYKVQNGAWTVVESVGGK; this is encoded by the coding sequence ATGACCCAAACCCCGCGTCTGGCCCTGACGGCCGTGGCACTGGCCACCGTGATGGCCCTTTCGGCCTGCGGCAAGCAGGAACAGTCTGCCGGCAACAGTGCCGCCCCGGCCGCAACTGACGGCACAACGACCGTGAAGATCGGCTTTTCTGCCCCGCTGACCGGCCCGCAGGCCCATTACGGCGAGGAATACAAGAACGGGGTGACGCTGGCCATCGAAGACGTCAATGCAGAAAAGCCCAAGCTGGGTGGTCAGCCAGTCAAGTTTGAACTGGTTGCCGAAGATGATCAGGCAGATCCCAAGACGGCGACACAGATTGCCCAGAAATTTGTGGATGCCAAGGTGAACGGCATCATTGGTCACTTCAATTCCGGCACGGCCATCCCGGCTTCGAAGATTTACGCAGATGCCGGCATTCCCGGTATCGCCATGGCAACAGCCCCGGCGTATACCCAGCAGGGCTTCGCAACGGCATTCCGTTCCATGACTTCGGACACGCAGCAGGGCGGGGTGATGGGGCAGTGGGTTGTCGAAAAACTGGGCAAAAACGTGGTCATCATCGATGACCGTACTGCCTATGGCCAAGGTCTGGCTGACGAGTTTGAAAAGTCGGTCAAGGCTGCCGGCGGGAATGTGCTGAAGCGTGAGTTCACCAACGACAAGGCCACCGACTTCACCGCAATCCTGACCACGATCAAGGGTACCAATCCTGACGTCGTGTTCTACGGCGGTGCTGATGCACAGTCTGCACCGATGGCCAAGCAGATGAAGCGTCTGGGCCTGAAGGCTCCGCTGGTCTCCGGTGAAATGACCAAGACACCGACATTCCTGCAACTGGCTGGCAGTGATGCCGAAGGCACCGTAGCCTCACTGGCTGGCTTGCCGCTGGACCAGATGCCCAAGGGCAAGGATTACGAAACCCGCTACAAGGCCCGTTTCAACCAAGATGTAGCTACGTACTCACCGTACGGCTATGACGCAACACGAGTACTGGTCGCTGCCATGCAGAAGGCTGACTCCGCAGATCCGGCAAAGTATCTGCCTGAACTGGCAAAAATCCAGCATTCGGGCGTAACGTCGTCCAACTGGGCCTACGACAGCAAGGGAGACCTGAAGGATGGCGGCATTACGGTCTACAAGGTCCAGAATGGCGCATGGACTGTAGTGGAGTCAGTCGGCGGCAAATAA
- the putA gene encoding trifunctional transcriptional regulator/proline dehydrogenase/L-glutamate gamma-semialdehyde dehydrogenase — MRFPHLSRPQSGLMDAVTSAWRRDEQICVQSLLPQARLSSSELDKAQELARRLVTDVRTRRRKASGVDALMHEFSLSSEEGIALMCLAEALLRIPDQATADRLIRDKVARGDWASHLGKSQSLFVNAAAWGLLVTGKLVSTHGETGLSTALTRLIAKGGEPLIRKGVDLAMRMLGRQFVTGETIDEALANGREREARGYRFSYDMLGEAAMTEADARRYLDDYTRAIHAIGQASAGRGVIEGPGISVKLSAIHPRYSRAQRDRVLAELLPRLKSLMMLARQYDIGLNIDAEEADRMELSLDLVEALAFDPDLGGWDGLGIVVQAYQKRCPFIIDFLIDLARRSQRRFMVRLVKGAYWDAEIKRAQVDGQAGYPVYTRKVYTDVSYLACARKLLAAQDCIYPQFATHNALSLAAIHQLGQGKEYEFQCLHGMGETLYDQVVGAGQLDRACRIYAPVGSHETLLAYLVRRLLENGANSSFVNRIVDDAVSIDELVADPVAEAERLGGLPHPRIALPADLYGTARRNSAGLDLANEHTLAMLETGLNAAAAVTWHAAPLLAGQSMEDLPEQPVLNPADTGDQVGTVREAGLRDVHTALAAAGNANWPQVAPEERARLLDHFADLLEAHQDELMMLAVREAGKTFANALAEVREAVDFCRYYAAQLRTEFAPRPPRPLGPVVCISPWNFPLAIFAGQSVAALAAGNPVLAKPAEQTPLVAALAVRLMHEAGIPRDAIQLLPGRGEVIGAALVADPRTQGVIFTGSTQVARLIYRTLAQRGGDIPLIAETGGMNAMIVDSSALPEQVVGDAITSAFDSAGQRCSALRVLYLQNDIADRVITMLKGAMDELVVGDPARLATDVGPVIDEEARQNLLAHIARIKNTARWHHTVSAPENGTFVAPFLCEISSIRELKQEVFGPVLHVVRFGANELPQVINDVRASGYGLTMGLHSRIDETINLVTDTAAVGNLYVNRNIVGAVVGVQPFGGEGLSGTGPKAGGPDYLYRLCRDGEPLRETAQSEARAPLDELAVLLPVMLADDVARQRQADWLAKVGRQSQAGCRITLPGPTGETNQLAYVPRGRVMCVADSREALVAQLIAIFATGNVAILSADSVEAVEAGSLPGSLSLSISKSLDDVDAVLFSGGQAAADALRQQLADQEGPVILLNQADAAGQYDLRRLVHERAVSINTTAAGGNASLMSMED; from the coding sequence ATGCGTTTCCCGCACTTGTCTCGTCCCCAGTCAGGATTAATGGATGCCGTCACTTCGGCATGGCGGCGCGACGAACAGATCTGTGTTCAATCGCTGCTGCCACAGGCCCGCCTGAGCAGCAGCGAGCTCGACAAAGCGCAAGAGCTGGCCCGGCGTCTGGTCACTGATGTCCGCACGCGCCGACGCAAAGCCAGCGGCGTGGATGCCCTGATGCACGAGTTCTCACTATCCAGTGAAGAAGGCATCGCCCTGATGTGCCTCGCCGAAGCTCTCCTGCGCATTCCCGACCAAGCAACGGCCGACCGGCTGATCCGTGACAAAGTGGCACGGGGCGACTGGGCCAGCCACCTGGGCAAAAGCCAGTCTCTTTTCGTCAACGCCGCCGCCTGGGGACTGCTGGTCACCGGCAAACTGGTCAGCACCCACGGCGAAACCGGACTTTCCACGGCACTGACGCGCCTGATCGCCAAAGGTGGCGAACCACTGATCCGCAAAGGCGTCGACCTAGCCATGCGCATGCTGGGCCGCCAGTTTGTCACCGGCGAAACCATCGACGAGGCACTGGCCAACGGCCGGGAACGCGAAGCCCGCGGTTACCGCTTCAGCTATGACATGCTGGGCGAAGCAGCCATGACCGAAGCTGACGCCCGGCGCTACCTCGACGATTACACCCGCGCCATCCACGCCATTGGCCAGGCTTCCGCCGGCCGTGGCGTGATTGAAGGACCGGGCATATCCGTCAAGCTCTCGGCCATCCATCCGCGCTACAGTCGCGCCCAGCGCGACCGGGTACTGGCCGAGCTGCTCCCCAGACTGAAATCCCTGATGATGCTGGCCCGCCAGTACGACATCGGGCTAAACATCGACGCCGAGGAAGCCGATCGCATGGAGCTGTCGCTGGATCTCGTCGAGGCCCTGGCCTTTGATCCGGACCTGGGTGGCTGGGACGGGCTGGGCATCGTGGTGCAGGCGTACCAGAAGCGCTGCCCGTTCATCATCGATTTCCTGATCGACCTGGCCCGGCGCAGCCAGCGGCGTTTCATGGTCCGGCTCGTCAAGGGTGCTTACTGGGATGCCGAAATCAAGCGCGCCCAGGTGGACGGACAAGCCGGCTACCCGGTGTACACCCGCAAGGTTTATACCGATGTCTCTTATCTGGCTTGCGCCAGAAAACTGCTGGCTGCGCAGGACTGTATCTATCCGCAGTTCGCCACCCACAATGCCCTGTCGCTGGCCGCCATCCATCAGCTGGGGCAGGGCAAAGAGTACGAATTCCAGTGCCTGCACGGCATGGGTGAAACCCTGTACGACCAGGTGGTCGGGGCCGGGCAGCTGGACCGGGCCTGCCGCATCTACGCACCGGTCGGCTCGCACGAGACGCTGCTGGCCTATCTGGTCCGGCGACTGCTGGAAAACGGAGCCAACAGCTCGTTCGTCAACCGGATCGTTGACGACGCCGTCAGCATCGACGAGCTGGTTGCCGACCCGGTGGCCGAAGCCGAACGGCTAGGCGGCCTGCCGCATCCGCGCATCGCCCTACCGGCCGACCTCTACGGCACTGCCCGGCGCAATTCGGCCGGTCTGGATCTCGCCAACGAGCACACGCTGGCCATGCTCGAAACCGGCCTGAATGCGGCCGCGGCCGTCACCTGGCACGCAGCCCCCCTGCTGGCAGGACAGTCCATGGAAGACCTGCCCGAACAGCCCGTCCTGAACCCGGCTGACACCGGTGACCAGGTCGGCACCGTCAGGGAAGCCGGTCTGCGCGACGTCCACACGGCACTGGCCGCGGCCGGGAACGCCAACTGGCCCCAGGTTGCACCTGAGGAGCGAGCCCGCCTGCTGGACCATTTTGCCGACCTGCTGGAGGCACATCAGGACGAACTGATGATGCTGGCCGTGCGCGAGGCAGGCAAAACCTTTGCCAATGCGCTGGCCGAGGTGCGTGAAGCGGTTGATTTTTGCCGCTACTACGCCGCCCAGTTGCGGACCGAATTTGCCCCCCGGCCACCCCGGCCGCTAGGACCGGTGGTCTGCATCAGCCCCTGGAATTTTCCGCTGGCCATTTTTGCGGGACAGTCCGTTGCCGCACTGGCAGCCGGCAATCCGGTACTGGCCAAACCGGCCGAGCAGACGCCGCTTGTCGCGGCACTGGCCGTACGCCTGATGCACGAAGCCGGCATCCCGCGTGATGCCATCCAGTTGTTGCCTGGCCGTGGCGAGGTCATCGGTGCGGCACTGGTCGCCGACCCGCGCACGCAAGGCGTGATTTTCACCGGCTCTACCCAGGTTGCGCGGCTGATTTACCGGACGCTGGCACAAAGGGGAGGGGACATTCCACTGATTGCGGAAACCGGTGGCATGAATGCCATGATCGTGGACAGTTCTGCGCTGCCGGAGCAGGTTGTCGGTGACGCCATTACCAGTGCATTCGACTCCGCCGGCCAGCGCTGCTCGGCCTTGCGGGTGCTGTATCTCCAGAATGATATTGCCGACCGGGTCATCACCATGCTCAAGGGCGCCATGGATGAACTGGTTGTGGGCGATCCGGCCCGTCTTGCCACGGATGTCGGCCCGGTGATTGACGAGGAGGCCCGCCAGAACCTGCTGGCCCACATCGCGCGCATCAAAAACACGGCACGCTGGCACCACACGGTTTCCGCACCGGAAAACGGTACGTTTGTCGCACCGTTCTTGTGCGAGATCAGCTCCATCCGCGAGCTGAAACAGGAAGTGTTCGGACCAGTGCTCCATGTCGTCCGCTTTGGCGCCAACGAACTGCCGCAGGTCATCAACGATGTCCGGGCCAGTGGCTATGGCCTGACCATGGGGCTGCACAGTCGCATTGATGAAACCATCAACCTGGTCACCGATACGGCTGCCGTGGGCAACCTGTACGTCAACCGCAATATCGTCGGTGCAGTCGTTGGCGTGCAGCCGTTCGGGGGAGAAGGCCTGTCAGGCACCGGCCCCAAAGCCGGCGGCCCTGACTATCTCTACCGCCTCTGCCGGGACGGAGAGCCGCTCCGCGAGACTGCGCAAAGCGAGGCGAGGGCACCGCTGGATGAACTGGCAGTCTTGTTGCCTGTCATGCTCGCGGATGATGTAGCCCGCCAGCGGCAGGCCGACTGGCTGGCCAAAGTGGGCAGGCAATCGCAGGCCGGATGCCGGATCACGCTGCCCGGACCCACGGGCGAAACCAATCAGCTCGCCTATGTGCCGCGCGGACGGGTCATGTGCGTTGCAGACAGCCGCGAAGCCCTAGTGGCCCAACTGATTGCCATCTTCGCGACCGGCAACGTGGCAATCCTGTCGGCAGACAGCGTCGAAGCAGTAGAGGCGGGAAGCCTGCCGGGCTCGTTGAGTCTTTCCATCAGCAAGTCGCTGGATGACGTGGACGCAGTCCTCTTTTCCGGAGGGCAGGCTGCGGCAGATGCGCTGCGACAGCAACTGGCCGACCAGGAAGGCCCCGTCATCCTGCTGAACCAGGCTGATGCCGCGGGTCAATATGATCTGCGCCGTCTGGTGCATGAGCGGGCCGTCAGCATCAACACGACTGCGGCAGGGGGCAACGCCAGCCTGATGAGCATGGAAGACTGA
- a CDS encoding winged helix-turn-helix transcriptional regulator: MKRTKARKALDLIDRKILALLQDNAKISNVDLAEQVHLSPTPCLERVKRLESDGYIRQYAAHLNPQLLDAGMLVYLEVSLQNTTSEILNEFNAAVQQLPQILECHMVAGGFDYLMKIRVRDIHEFRDMLGDMLSRLPYVRETHTYVVMEEVKETTQIPLRP, translated from the coding sequence ATGAAGCGTACGAAGGCCCGAAAGGCTTTGGATCTGATAGACCGCAAGATTCTTGCCCTGTTGCAAGACAATGCCAAGATTTCCAACGTCGATCTCGCCGAGCAGGTTCATCTTTCTCCTACGCCCTGTCTTGAGCGCGTCAAGCGCCTTGAATCAGATGGCTATATCCGGCAGTACGCAGCGCACCTGAATCCACAGCTTCTCGACGCCGGCATGCTGGTGTACCTGGAAGTCAGCCTGCAGAACACGACCAGCGAAATCCTGAACGAATTCAATGCGGCGGTGCAGCAGCTGCCGCAGATTCTGGAATGCCACATGGTGGCAGGCGGATTTGACTATCTGATGAAGATTCGTGTGCGCGACATCCATGAGTTCCGTGACATGCTGGGCGACATGCTGTCGCGCCTGCCTTATGTCCGCGAAACCCACACATATGTTGTGATGGAGGAAGTCAAGGAAACGACCCAGATTCCGCTGCGCCCCTGA